The following is a genomic window from Indicator indicator isolate 239-I01 chromosome 34, UM_Iind_1.1, whole genome shotgun sequence.
CAGGTCCCTCTGGGCACTCAAGGTATGGCCCCAGCCCAGGTCTAGgtgccctcagctcccagctgggtCACTGTTTGATCGCCACTGGCCTCCTTCCCCAGGCTTTCCCCTACTcgctgctggtggtggcagtgctgatgtacctgccctgcctgctgtggcGCTGCgcagctgcccctgccctgcactgTGACCTGCTCTTCATCATGGGTGAGCTGGACAAGTCCTACAACCGCTCCGTGCGCCTGGTGCAGCACATGAGGAAGGTGCAGCAGGCCGGCGCTGAGCCTGAGACCTTCTGGGAGGAGTACGAGAGGTGAGGCCAGCGGGCAGCCTCCTGGTCACCACGGCCCTCTGAAGTCCCTCCGTGTTCAGGGTGGACGCTGGTGACGTGGGGTGACCCGAGGAGGGTGGCTCTGACTCTGGGCGGTGTCCTGCAGGGCTCGCCAGGAGCGGTACTTCGAGTTCCCACTGCTGGAGCGCTACCTGGGCTGCAAGCAACACACCCACTCCTTGGTCTGCATCTACCTCCTGAGGaacctcctcctgcttctcttcttgGCCGTCACCTGCCTCTACTTGGTCTTcctccacctcaacatcttcTTCCAGGATGAATTCAGTTGCTCCATCAGAACAGGGCTGCTCCAGGCGGAGCCCCACATTCCCCCTCTCATCCCCTGCAAGCTGCCCTTCTACTCCATCTTCCAGCTCACCAGCGTCTCACTAGGCTGTGTCTATGTCCTGCTCATCCCTGTCGTACTCTACAGcaccctgcagctgtgccagtgggACAAAGGGCTGCTGTCTGTCTATGAAATGCTGCCTGCCTTTGACCTGCTCAGCCGCAAGATGCTCACCTGCCCTGTCAATGACCTCAAcgtcatcctcctcttcctccgtGCCAACATCTCTCACCTCACCTCCTTCAGCcacctcaatgccctcagcGCCCTGAGGGAAGCCACTGCCAATAAGGAGGACATCGACACTGTGGTGGACTTCATGACActgctggctgggctggagaCAACCAAACCTAAACACCCTGAGGCCGAAGGCAACGCTTCCCTCTGCAACGGCAGGGATTGAGGTGAGCTTGTACAGTAGAGacagcttcctcctgctcctcttggcTCCCAAATCTCAACCCTTAGGCTCCCAAATTTCAACTCTTAGGCTCCCAAACCTCAACCCTTAGGCTCCCAAATCTTAGCCCTTGGGCTCCCAAATCCCAACCTTTAGGCTCCTAAATCCTAACCCTTAGGCTTCCAAATCTCAACCCTTAAACTCCTAAATCTCACCCTTAGTCTCCCAAATCCCAGCCCTTGGCTTCCCAAATCCCACCCTGGAGGGATTGGGATCCATCCACTATAGCCAGGACCTGGAAAGTTTTGGGGAGCTGCCAGAGGTCACCAGCTCTGGGTACAGCTGGGGCTGGATTCCAGGAGCTGGGATGCGATGCTGGCGTGTGGGAAGGAGTTGCTATAGGAACAGAAAGTGGAGCTTGAGGCTTCAATCCAAGCTCTGGGCAAAattgggagggtgctggaggggtcCCCATTTTTGGGAAGGAGCCTTCTGGGATCGCACCCAGCAGGATCAGGAGCTTTGAACTCCTGAGGGGCTGATATCAAAGGTGCCATTCCTGCCCCCTTCTCCTGGTGGGAAGCTGGAGCTGGGTCTGCAAGGCTGAGCCTCATCCCTCTCCCACTTCAAGGAGTTGGGGGGTGCCCCTTTTGTCCCGCTCTTCAAGCCCTGACCCCCACAGCAGTGATGCCAAAGGTGTGCCAGCAGTTCatcctgggcagggctggatcCAGGATTCCCAGGTTCCTTTCCCCATCCTAAGCGGCAGTCTGAGCGCTGCAGCTTGTAAGGAAGCAGTGAGGAAGCTTGTAAGGAagcagtggagctgagctggctgcagcagctctgttggCCTGGCAACTGTGGGGCTGGCACTTCACCCACTTTGCtgacctcctcctcttcctctctttgccTAGAAGTGAAACCTGGAGGGGAAGCACTGGGAAAAGCCTCCCGGGATTCATTCGGCTCTGCCTGACCCCTCCAGGGGCAGGCTGGATCCTGGGGATCGAGTTTGATCTGTTCCTTGCTCCAGCGCATTAAACCAGTTTGgatccagccccagctgggctcACCTGCTCTCttcctggggtggggagggccTCTCCTTCAGTTTACCCAGCAAAAAAGGGGGTTAAACATCAAATATTGGGGAGCAAAGGCCCTCTGGGATGCCTCACTCTAAGCACTGGGTGCCACCTTGTGCCTCTTCCACACAAATTCTCTGCTTTTAGGGCAAGAAGTtgggaatcatggaatagttttggttggaaaagagcttttagGAGTCCAGCCATTGACTGGAGGCCTAAAGGATGCTCctctgagggggaaaaaggatcCAAGGATAAACTGAGGCATTTTATTAACTATTTATTAGCTATTTATTAGCAGAGGGAGGTGGAGGGCACTCAGCTGCCACAATCCAGcatgccctgagcagctgccagcctccGTGTCCAGCTATGGAATGTTTTTGGCagaattcctcctcctcccccccacctccaccccccccAGATTCTGCCAGGCCCCTGCTTTGTGGGTTCATGCTCTGTGCCCAAAAGGTTGGGGGGGCTCAGGACCATCTCTGAGGACAGGGAGGAGCAGCATTGAGGGGGTTCAGCCCCTacctctgtgtcctgctgcttgTCTTCATCTCAGTTTGATGAATTTTGGTTAAATTGGCTCGCCCCCCCAGCCCTGAATTCAGGAACCAGAGCTGGAAAGTAGGGCACAAAGCAGCCACCTGCATCTGGGAGAGGCACAGTGCCACCAACCGCAGCAGGGTCTGAGGTTGCCCCAGCAGGGTGtgggctgccccagcagctgtgagctgccccagcctctcctcacctgaAGCCCCCCAGGATTTCAGGAGCTagggaggagaagcagctccTTGATCCGGGCCGGTTGGGCTGTTCCCAGGGCCTCCCTCGAGGTGTccaggaggaagggaggtgCAGGCACCCCCTGGCTGTTGTAGAGGGCACAGCCCTGGTACTCACAGGGCCACTCTGCCCAGGCGTAGCGCAAGCCCAGCACCAGCGGTCCGCAGCCTGCCAGCGTCACCGTGTGGGACCCCACTGCCACCACCCGCGCTGGCACCCACCCCcgctggctggagcagcaaaCCTGTGTGGGGAGAAACTTCCATCAGTGtgggctgccctgtgccagccagggcaggagccTTCCCCCACCCTCACCTCGAATGCCAGGATGTCCCTCCGCCGCCAGACCAGCTCCTGGCTATAGGTGAGGTTCAGCAGCCCCTTGGTCACCTCCAGGATGGCACGGGTGGGGTACGGCCCCTGGAACACCAGAGCCTTCTCCCCGTAAGCCACGGCCCTGGCGCCCAGCTGCAGCCGGTGGGCCACGGTCTGCTTGTCCCGCGGGTGGATGCTGccggggaaggggagggaagcgCCAGGTCACCGAGAGCTCCACCTCCGCGCCCCGGGCCCCGCCGCCCGGACTCGCCTGCCGTAGGGTGAGTGCTCATCGCCCAGGTCCATGGCCACGGCCATGAAGGTGTTTGGCATCCTGGCGTTGGGCACCACCCCCAGATCGGCCGTTTGGTGCCAGCGCAGCCGCGCGAAGCTGTCGTCGGGGCTCTGCCGGCGGTAGGTGGAGAGCTGCGGGGCaaggggcagctgggggtgcGGCTCAGCCATCGCTTCCTGCCGGGACCCAGCACCCCGGCAGGATTTATCCAGCTGTTTACTGCATCCTCTCCCTCCCGCCAGCTTCTGGGGTGTGAAGGGATGGGTGACACCTCCCTGAGCATCACAACACTGTCCCCAGGGGAGGGTCACAGAATTGGGCtttaaggtcactgagtccCACCCTTATgtactgccagggcaccaccaaaccaggtccctcagcaccacatctccaggggtttcaaacccctgcagggatggggactccaccactgccctgggcgaGGCCtcgacaaccctcaaggggaagaaattgttcctcatatccaacctaaacctcccctggagaaacctgaggccatttcctcttgtcccctcccctgttccttgggagcagagcccaacccccacctggctccagcctccttgcagggagctgcagagagcaatgaggtcttccctcagcctcctcttctccaggctcaacacccccagctccctcagctgctcctccccagccctcttctccagacccttccccagcttccttgcccttctctgctcctgctccagcctctcaatgtccttctggcagtcaggagccccaaactgaagccagcactcaaggggtggcctcagcagtgcccagtccaggggcacgatccctgccctgcttctgcagcccacaccattgctgctccagcccaggctgctggtgcccttcttgcccacctggccaccccctgcctcatctccagctgctggcacacagcactcccagcctggagccttcctggggttgttgtgccccaagggcaggacccagcccttggccttgttgaacctcctccCACTGGCCTTGGctcatccctgcagcctggccaggtccctctgcagagcctccaaccctccagcagatcaacacagccacccagcttggtgccagctgcaGACTGACTCGGGGAGCCTTGATCCttttgtccagatcattgatgaagctgagccctgggggcaCCACCTGTGAGCAGCCCTCACTGGATTTAGCTCCATCCCCATCTCTCTTTGGCCCAGTTGTTACCCAGTGAGGCACCCACCAGTCCCAgccatcagcagcagcttctgcaggaggatgctgtgggacacAGTCCATCTGGACacatccccagcctgtccctcaCCCCCTGGGCAGGTCACCTTGCCATGGAaggagatcaggctggccaagcAGGACCCCATGCCTACTGTGCCTGGCAGCCTGCCTGTCCTGGCTGTCCCAGATGATGTGACTCAGAATGATTTGCTCCACAACTTTCCCTGCGCTGAGGTCAGACCAGCTGGCCTGTAGTCACCAgctcctccttgctgctgctgtgcctcatGTTTGGTGCCCTGGGCGCTGTTGCTCGCTGCCCTCTCACCTGCACGAAGCCgaagggcagcaggggctggctcTGCCCGGCCGAGGCGGCGTGGGCAGTGCGGCGCCAGTCGGCGATCAGTGCGGGGAAGCTGCAGCTGTACTGCTCCCTGTGCAGGAAGGCGTTGGCCTCACCTGCCACCAGagccagggtggtgagagcctggggGACAGCTGTGAGGCTGCTCCACCTCTGAAGAGGacaccccccgccccccaacccctgccatttgAGGGCTTACCCTGGTACCAGGCGAAGCCGCGCAGCACCATGCGGAGCAGGGGGTGGATCATGGCATTCCACAGCACCGAGGGCGCTTGTGGGCCTGACAGGGGCTGCCTGGGGGGCACTCTGGAAGGCAAAGCTGGGCTCAAGGGGGAGATAAAACACAGGGGGCTTGGTGTAGGTAAAGCAGACACCATGCAAAGGGGAGCTCTGGggtcctcttcttcctcccccatTTACCCAATGAGGATTTTACCCAGAGCAGCAAGGCAATGCCTGGAGGTGACAGCAGGGAAGCTCTGGGAGAGGAGATGGGATGAGAAGGGATGCAGGACACCCCCATGAGCCATTATCCCCAAAACCAGtatggcacagggcaggagctgttCCCACTGCCTCTTCACTCACCTCCCCGTGTCCTCCAGGAGCCCACAGGCCTGCAGAGCCCTCGGGGAGGACCAGGCCTCAATGGGGGTCCcgccccaggcagcctccaccAGCCCCACAGGGTATTGCCGGGCGTCGTAAAGGGCAcggcccagcagccagcagacgGCCGAGAAGTAGGTGAAGTTCCCATGGCCCAGGTTTGCTGCTCGAGAGCCAGGGGGTTACATAGGgcaggggaggcagaggagggagaagaggccacTTGCAGGGCCTGTGGGAGGCACTCACCGGCTGTCGGGACAGCCCAGGGCAGGTCCAGGCGCTGCAGGTCCTGCAGCTCCACATCGGAGTGGGCAGGAGCCACGGCCAGGAGCCGCACCTGGGGGTAGCGAGTGGCATCGGCCAGCTCCCGGCTGGCGTTGGCGACctagggaagagttgggagcaCCCCAGGAGCTTCctggcctgatcccttggctgGGAGGCTCCGATCCCACAGCTGCCTACCTGCAGCACAGTCATGGCCATGTTGCTCTGCCCACTGCACAGCCACACGTCCCCGAAGTAGATGTCCTTCAGTGTCACGTTCTCCAGGCCCTGTGTGGCTGTCAGCTCATAGGGACCACCATGATCCATGGGGTCCAGGACAGTCATCCACGTCCCAGAAGCTCCTGGAagaggatgctgtttgccttttcACAACCCCTGTGAAGACCTCAAGACCTTTGTGAAGAGGTTTGACAAGTGGCAAACAACCAGCACGGACATGACAGACGATGAGGGGAAGTTTCCCCACcagggagccaggctggggacatGGACTTTGGAAGGGGAGCTGCCCCAccatggagccaggctggggacatGGACTTTGGAAGGGGAGCTGCCCCAccatggagccaggctggggacatGGACTTTGGAAGGGGAGCTGCCCCAccatggagccaggctggggacatGGACTTTGGCAGCTCTCCACCATCAGAAGGCCTTTCCTCCTGAAGgttgctcctcctgcagcaacttaggggttaaaaagaaaatctggaaGGCAAATGTATgtcagagcagaagctgctgggaggaactgggcctgcaggagcagcttggtgtgtgcatgtgtgacaCTGAGATGTCTCCTGCTAATTTTAGAGGCGTGGAGCCGAGGAGCAAAGATACTCTGCGGGAGCTCAGTGTGGATTTGAGCCTGGCTGGGCCTGGATCCTGCAGatctcctggcagcagcagatcaCTGCTCTCTCACAAGGTGCCTCCAGGCTCTCCAGCTTGTGGAGGAGCCCTTTGGGCAGCAGTTTCACCCCCCAAAAGGTGATGAGCAACCTCACAGCTCACACTGAGATACCTCCGAGCCCTCCAGCAAGGTTCAACCTGCAGAGGTGACGTCCTTCAGGGCTGAGAGATCCCCAGAAGGATCCTCTGTGGGGGGGCACACACCCaaaaaagcagctctggagacttcccttgtgatggttttgacagggagagaagagaaatc
Proteins encoded in this region:
- the PANX3 gene encoding pannexin-3; translation: MSLSHTAAEFMLSDALLPEPGGARTQRLRLELRSDRLLKFVTVGLPLCLVSLAIAREFSAGSQISCFPPTNFTGKQAAYVDTACWDSLLHHGSDTEGQPFTRSLWALKAFPYSLLVVAVLMYLPCLLWRCAAAPALHCDLLFIMGELDKSYNRSVRLVQHMRKVQQAGAEPETFWEEYERARQERYFEFPLLERYLGCKQHTHSLVCIYLLRNLLLLLFLAVTCLYLVFLHLNIFFQDEFSCSIRTGLLQAEPHIPPLIPCKLPFYSIFQLTSVSLGCVYVLLIPVVLYSTLQLCQWDKGLLSVYEMLPAFDLLSRKMLTCPVNDLNVILLFLRANISHLTSFSHLNALSALREATANKEDIDTVVDFMTLLAGLETTKPKHPEAEGNASLCNGRD
- the SIAE gene encoding sialate O-acetylesterase codes for the protein MVLQQAPAGAVVWGYGTPGATVTLALSRDAGIIVMKKLVTVKGASGTWMTVLDPMDHGGPYELTATQGLENVTLKDIYFGDVWLCSGQSNMAMTVLQVANASRELADATRYPQVRLLAVAPAHSDVELQDLQRLDLPWAVPTAANLGHGNFTYFSAVCWLLGRALYDARQYPVGLVEAAWGGTPIEAWSSPRALQACGLLEDTGRVPPRQPLSGPQAPSVLWNAMIHPLLRMVLRGFAWYQGEANAFLHREQYSCSFPALIADWRRTAHAASAGQSQPLLPFGFVQLSTYRRQSPDDSFARLRWHQTADLGVVPNARMPNTFMAVAMDLGDEHSPYGSIHPRDKQTVAHRLQLGARAVAYGEKALVFQGPYPTRAILEVTKGLLNLTYSQELVWRRRDILAFEVCCSSQRGWVPARVVAVGSHTVTLAGCGPLVLGLRYAWAEWPCEYQGCALYNSQGVPAPPFLLDTSREALGTAQPARIKELLLLPSS